Proteins from a single region of Pyrus communis chromosome 6, drPyrComm1.1, whole genome shotgun sequence:
- the LOC137737712 gene encoding UDP-galactose/UDP-glucose transporter 3, translated as MEAHGSGLRRVLVFGFCVFGIWAAYIYQGVLQETLSTKRFGPDGDRFEHLAFLNLAQNVVCLIWSYIMLKLWSSSNAGGAPMWTYWSAGITNTIGPAMGIEALKYISYPAQVLAKSSKMIPVMLMGTLVYGKRYSFPEYVCTLLVAGGVSIFALLKTSSKTISKLAHPNAPLGYGLCFLNLAFDGFTNATQDSITARYPKTSAWEIMLGMNLWGTIYNMIYMFGWPHGSGFEAVQFCKLHPEAAWDILLYCLCGAVGQNFIFLTISRFGSLANTTITTTRKFVSIVVSSVLSGNPLSTKQWGSVFMVFSGLSYHIYHKWRKSQRAPKKRKPM; from the exons ATGGAAGCGCATGGGTCGGGGCTCCGGCGCGTGTTGGTGTTCGGCTTCTGCGTCTTTGGAATTTGGGCTGCTTATATCTACCAAGGCGTGCTTCAGGAAACTCT gtccacGAAGCGATTCGGGCCAGATGGGGATAGGTTCGAACACCTTGCGTTCCTGAACCTAGCTCAGAATGTGGTTTGTCTAATCTGGTCatatataa TGTTAAAGCTTTGGTCTAGCAGTAATGCTGGAGGCGCACCTATGTGGACGTACTGGAGTGCCGGGATTACTAATACGATTGGACCCGCTATGGGGATCGAAGCGTTGAAGTATATCAGTTATCCTGCTCAG GTCTTGGCAAAGTCCTCAAAAATGATACCAG TGATGCTGATGGGTACTCTAGTCTACGGCAAAAGATACAGCTTTCCTGAATATGTTTGTACTCTCCTTGTTGCCGGAGGGGTATCCATATTTGCACTCTTGAAG ACTAGCTCAAAGACTATTAGCAAGTTGGCACACCCGAATGCTCCCCTTGGATATGGACTATGTTTTCTCAACCTCGCTTTTGATGGATTCACAAATGCCACCCAGGATTCAATAACTGCAAG GTATCCAAAAACAAGCGCCTGGGAAATAATGTTGGGCATGAATTTATGGGGTACCATATACAACATGATTTACATGTTTGGCTGGCCGCATGGCAGCGGATTTGAGGCGGTTCAGTTCTGCAAGCTGCATCCGGAAGCAGCTTGGGACATTCTTCTCTATTGTCTCTGCGGTGCAGTTGGGCAGAACTTCATTTTCCTAACCATAAGTCGTTTTGGTTCCTTAGCTAACACCACCATTACCACTACCCGCAAGTTTGTAAGCATCGTGGTGTCTTCGGTGCTGAGTGGCAATCCCCTGTCAACAAAGCAGTGGGGGTCTGTTTTCATGGTGTTTTCTGGGTTGTCATATCACATCTACCACAAGTGGAGGAAATCCCAGAGAGCGCCGAAGAAGAGAAAGCCAATGTAA